One region of Chrysiogenia bacterium genomic DNA includes:
- a CDS encoding UbiA family prenyltransferase: MNHSDTLSSPGGLVPEPALPAPGSFFAWIAAARLKTLPAGAAPVMVGTAVAAAEGHFSALPALAALLGALWIQVGTNFANDLFDYLKGADTEERAGPVRVTQAGLLSQRQVTAGVIVSFAIASLCGVYLISVAGWPIVAIGIASILSGIAYTGG, translated from the coding sequence ATGAATCACTCCGATACCCTTTCTTCCCCGGGGGGCCTCGTCCCGGAGCCGGCTTTGCCGGCTCCGGGGTCCTTTTTCGCGTGGATCGCCGCGGCCAGGCTCAAGACGCTGCCCGCCGGCGCCGCGCCGGTGATGGTGGGCACGGCGGTTGCCGCGGCGGAGGGCCATTTCTCGGCCCTGCCGGCGCTGGCAGCACTGCTGGGAGCGCTCTGGATTCAGGTCGGAACCAACTTCGCCAACGATCTCTTTGACTATCTCAAGGGCGCCGACACCGAAGAGCGCGCCGGGCCGGTGCGTGTTACGCAGGCGGGGCTTCTGAGCCAGCGCCAGGTGACGGCGGGGGTGATCGTGAGCTTTGCAATCGCCTCGCTGTGCGGCGTGTATCTGATCTCCGTTGCGGGCTGGCCCATCGTTGCGATCGGCATCGCATCGATCCTCTCGGGCATCGCCTATACGGGCGGA